The Echeneis naucrates chromosome 10, fEcheNa1.1, whole genome shotgun sequence genome has a window encoding:
- the st3gal5 gene encoding lactosylceramide alpha-2,3-sialyltransferase, whose protein sequence is MRVSIRWAAHRRMLVVGVILGFLGLAMMTLPLIETWPNKPLDYHVDPAHKKLVHEHVLRVLGGQCRPGNARQSLSARLPPIGQVNQPFLWKDIPLPDELFQHPPPFGFMGLQGEVEDLLKLLPNSDVETPLDKTSDKCRRCVVIGNGGILKGLELGPLIDRFDTIIRLNSGPLREFSVDVGNRTSIRMSYPEGTPLHWIDTDPHTLFVAVVYKSVDISWTSAMINKLSVPLWDRLFFWQKAPHEIPLQPLRFRLLNPGVIRETALDLLKYPTPRPRIWGWDKNVPTIGVSALNLATLLCDEVSLAGFGYSISQQGMPLHYYDHLPISAMQQQNMHDVDRETELLKNLVKEGTVTDLTGGIHCSFCRS, encoded by the exons gCGTATGCTTGTTGTGGGTGTCATTCTAGGTTTTCTGGGTTTGGCGATGATGACCCTACCACTCATAGAAACATGGCCAAACAAACCTCTGGACTATCACGTCGACCCTGCACATAAAAAG CTTGTGCACGAGCATGTGCTCAGAGTTCTGGGAGGACAGTGCCGCCCAGGCAACGCAAGGCAGAGCTTGTCAGCCCGACTTCCTCCCATTGGTCAGGTGAACCAGCCCTTCTTGTGGAAAGACATTCCACTCCCAGATGAGCTTTTCCAGCATCCACCACCATTTGGGTTCATGGGGCTTCAGGGCGAAGTGGAGGACCTGCTAAAACTG CTTCCAAATTCTGATGTTGAAACTCCTCTGGATAAGACATCTGACAAATGTCGCCGGTGTGTGGTTATTGGAAATGGAGGCATTCTCAAAGGCCTGGAGCTCGGCCCACTGATTGACCGTTTTGACACCATTATCAG ATTAAACAGTGGTCCTCTGAGAGAGTTCAGTGTTGACGTTGGAAATCGAACCAGCATCAGGATGAGTTACCCAGAAGGAACACCACTCCACTGGATCGatacagacccacacacactgtttgttGCTGTGGTCTATAAAAGTGTAGACATCAGCTGGACATCTGCTATGATCAACAAGCTTTCTGTG CCTCTGTGGGACAGGCTCTTCTTCTGGCAAAAAGCTCCTCATGAAATTCCTCTTCAGCCTCTGAGGTTCAGGCTCCTGAACCCAGGTGTCATAAGAGAGACTGCATTAGACCTGCTGAAATACCCGACACCTAGACCACGCATCTGGGGCTGGGACAAG aaTGTGCCAACCATTGGAGTCTCTGCACTGAACTTAGCCACCCTGCTGTGTGATGAGGTCAGCCTGGCAGGCTTTGGCTACAGCATTTCCCAACAGGGGATGCCACTGCATTACTACGACCACTTACCCATAAGCgccatgcagcagcagaacatgCACGATGTAGACAGAGAGACTGAACTACTGAAAAATCTTGTCAAAGAGGGAACTGTCACTGACCTGACAGGGGGCATTCATTGTTCTTTCTGCCGGAGCTGA
- the casp3b gene encoding caspase-3b isoform X2 yields the protein MDYPSIGTCVIINNKNFAKHTNMFTRNGTDVDASSALKTFSHLGYKTKVFTDQTVEQMLQLLLNVSKEDHSSRASFVCVLLSHGEEGQIYGTNGSVKIEKLTQPFKGNNCKSLVGKPKLFFIQACRGTALDDGANLETDSVDEQISERIPVEADFLYAYSTAPGYYSWRNTYNGSWFIQALCEMLERYSGKLELMQIMTRVNNKVALYFESSSNLPGFTGKKQIPCIVSMLTKDIYLPH from the exons ATGGATTATCCTTCCATTGGAACCTGTGTGATTATCAACAATAAGAATTTCGCCAAGCACACAA ACATGTTTACTCGTAATGGGacggatgttgatgcttctTCTGCCTTGAAGACCTTTTCTCATCTGGGTTACAAGACGAAAGTGTTCACAGATCAGACCGTTGAGCAGATGTTACAACTGCTATTAAACG TGTCCAAGGAGgaccacagcagcagagcatcatttgtatgtgtgttgctgAGTCACGGGGAAGAGGGGCAGATCTATGGCACAAATGGCAGTGTAAAAATTGAAAAGCTGACTCAACCCTTTAAAGGCAATAACTGCAAAAGTCTGGTGGGGAAACCAAAGCTCTTCTTCATTCAg gCATGCCGTGGTACAGCGCTGGACGATGGAGCCAACCTTGAGACTGATAGTGTAGATGAGCAAATCTCAGAGAGGATTCCTGTGGAGGCAGATTTTCTGTATGCGTATTCCACAGCTCCAg GTTACTACTCGTGGAGAAATACATACAACGGCTCCTGGTTCATACAGGCGTTATGTGAGATGTTGGAACGTTACAGTGGAAAACTGGAGCTGATGCAGATCATGACCCGAGTCAATAACAAGGTGGCGCTATACTTTGAGTCTTCCTCCAACCTACCTGGATTCACTGGCAAGAAGCAGATCCCCTGCATCGTCTCAATGCTGACCAAAGACATCTACCTCCCTCACTAA
- the LOC115050400 gene encoding long-chain-fatty-acid--CoA ligase 1-like isoform X1, which translates to MFHQEFFQSLTLPDLDHISHYISTASTPMLMSITAVAIATTYYLATRPKAVLPTCDLRMQSVEVPGEDMARRSLLQNGDVFMTHMYDDVRTVYELFCRGARISNNGPCLGSRKPKQPYEWISYSEVKERTEILGSAFLHKGHSKTTDPYIGIFSKNRPEWTMSELACYTYSLVVVTLYDTLGTEAIGHAIDKASISTIICDVAEKVNLVLGCVRDREHSVKTIVLMETPAADLVNRCQEAGILILSLQEMEAIGKANHQQPLPPQPDDLAVICFTSGTTGDPKGAMLTHENIVSNCSAFIRVTEIYCPFSSSDVLISYLPLAHMFERMMEAVMLVHGGRIGYQQGDIHQLSDDLNVLKPTVFPVVPRILNRMYDKINGQANTFLKRWVLHFAYRRKEAQLMKGIIRRDTLWDWLIFKKVQDSLGGRVRLILTGAAPVSPCILTFFRIAMSCQVYEGYGQTECTAGCTMSTPGDWSAGHVGAPLPCNMVKLVDVPDMNYLAVNGEGEVCVKGSNVFKGYLKNPEKTAETIDADGWVHTGDIGKWLPNGTLQIVDRKKHIFKLAQGEYIAPEKIENVYAMSEAVAQVFVHGDSLQAYLVAVVVPNSDSLSGWAKTTLGLEGSYQELCGKAEVKAAILDDMQRLGKERGLKSFEQVKAIYISTQMFTIENGLLTPTLKAKRNEMRKHFRPQIEEMYAGIKM; encoded by the exons ATGTTCCACCAGGAGTTCTTTCAGAGCCTGACGCTGCCAGATCTGGATCATATTAGCCACTACATCAGCACTGCCTCCACCCCCATGTTAATGAGTATCACGGCAGTGGCCATCGCAACAACCTACTACCTGGCAACACGACCCAAGGCTGTCCTGCCAACATGTGACCTCCGCATGCAGTCCGTTGAGGTTCCA GGTGAAGACATGGCACGCAGATCATTGCTTCAGAACGGCGATGTTTTCATGACCCACATGTATGATGATGTCAGGACAGTGTATGAGTTGTTCTGCCGAGGGGCCAGAATTTCCA ATAATGGACCCTGTCTAGGCTCCAGGAAACCAAAACAGCCCTATGAATGGATATCCTACAGCGAG gtaAAAGAGCGAACAGAGATTCTTGGTTCGGCTTTTCTTCATAAAGGACACTCCAAGACCACGGACCCCTACATCGGCATTTTCTCTAAGAACAGACCAGag tGGACCATGAGTGAGCTGGCGTGTTACACCTACTCTCTGGTGGTGGTCACTCTGTACGACACTCTGGGGACAGAAGCCATCGGCCATGCTATAGATAAAG CTTCCATTTCGACCATAATCTGTGACGTGGCAGAGAAAGTCAACCTGGTGCTGGGCTGTGTCAGGGACCGGGAACACTCTGTGAAAACCATCGTCCTTATGGAGACCCCCGCTGCTGACCTGGTCAACAGGTGCCAAGAGGCAGGAATCCTCATCCTCAGCCTGCAGGAGATGGAG GCTATCGGTAAAGCCAACCATCAACAGCCCTTA CCTCCACAGCCTGACGACCTTGCAGTCATCTGCTTCACCAGTGGAACAACAG GAGATCCAAAGGGAGCAATGTTGACACATGAGAATATTGTGTCCAACTGCTCAGCTTTCATCAGGGTGACAGAG ATTTACTGTCCGTTTAGTTCCAGTGATGTCCTTATTTCCTACCTGCCCTTGGCTCATATGTTTGAGAGAATGATGGAG GCAGTGATGCTAGTTCATGGAGGCAGGATCGGCTACCAACAGGGAGATATTCATCAGCTGTCAGATGATCTCAACGTGCTGAAACCTACTGTGTTTCCTGTGGTACCTCGAATCCTGAACAGAATGTATGATAAG ATCAATGGGCAAGCCAATACCTTTTTGAAGCGGTGGGTGCTTCACTTTGCGTACAGGAGGAAGGAGGCCCAGCTGATGAAAGGCATCATAAGGAGAGACACTCTCTGGGATTGGCTGATCTTCAAGAAAGTCCAG GACAGTCTGGGCGGCCGCGTTCGTCTCATATTAACAGGAGCTGCTCCTGTTTCTCCTTGTATTCTCACCTTCTTCAGAATAGCAATGAGCTGTCAG gtCTATGAAGGCTATGGACAAACAGAGTGTACTGCTGGCTGCACAATGTCCACACCTGGGGACTGGAGTGCAG GACATGTGGGAGCTCCTTTGCCATGTAACATGGTTAAACTGGTGGATGTTCCTGATATGAACTACCTGGCTGTGAacggagagggagag GTGTGTGTGAAGGGCAGCAATGTATTCAAAGGCTATCTGAAGAACCCAGAGAAGACAGCAGAGACTATCGATGCAGATGGCTGGGTTCATACTGGAGACATTGGAAAATGGCTTCCG AATGGGACGCTGCAGATTGTGGACAGGAAGAAGCACATATTCAAGCTGGCACAGGGGGAGTACATTGCTCCTGAAAAGATAGAAAATGTCTACGCTATGAGTGAGGCCGTGGCACAGGTCTTTGTGCATGGAGACAGCCTGCAG GCATATCTGGTAGCAGTGGTAGTGCCTAACTCTGACTCCCTGTCTGGTTGGGCCAAGACGACCCTGGGACTTGAGGGCAGCTACCAGGAATTATGTGGCAAAGCG GAGGTCAAAGCAGCTATCTTGGATGACATGCAGCGGCTGGGCAAAGAAAGAGGCCTCAAGTCCTTTGAGCAG GTAAAGGCCATTTATATCAGCACACAGATGTTCACAATTGAAAATGGCCTGCTAACTCCAACATTGAAAGCCAAGAGGAATGAAATGAGAAAGCACTTCAGACCCCAGATAGAAGAGATGTATGCTGGGATAAAAATGTAG
- the cenpu gene encoding centromere protein U isoform X1: MRASKDRGAKALPGPPDESQESSCRPADSPNLSAIEKASFLQAVQLNYGNPLHSTAMEEDLNVLEEEEVDKGKTGGKGIPEKLKTIPKKHRAAEKTKQIEPEKKRRSAARKEVKTRPVKGGKTKKKKGEAEEENTETNYSGIPQTSNQANLKQLVGKKPVKGTNAGKKSVERWMRKNIKSKRGSSRGKSSDAESQEVFETSQQRHIRVLSSDEEVDSDTSWTQTPKEPGVYNFYRTRQASSGSKSRKSSSGSTSGEAEEANRDKRKRKRHVGQGGTDLDVVLDAFLHFCDEYRESVESKAVKQSIDSFSSNVKEQLLEKISSYKELRGLKRENAKVGSLTRKKTQRLLDAKHELMRADRQISLLQKEKAELTSRLHDLKQSSALLNNIRELNQHYLDHRRNRPTEKETYGAFSLPALLLETKELLSAENQLRGINNHLEKILK, encoded by the exons ATGAG GGCCAGTAAGGACAGAGGAGCCAAGGCTCTCCCAGGGCCACCAGATGAGAGCCAG GAATCCTCTTGTAGACCTGCGGATTCTCCAAACTTGTCAGCTATAGAAAAAGCGAGCTTCCTGCAGGCAGTGCAGCTAAATTATG GTAACCCTCTGCACAGCACTGCCATGGAGGAAGATTTAAATGTGttagaggaagaagaggtggaCAAAGGAAAAACTGGAGGAAAGGGCATTCCTGAGAAGTTGAAGACCATTCctaaaaaacacagagctgcagagaagacGAAACAGATAGAGCCGGAGAAGAAGCGTAGAAGTGCTGCTAGAAAGGAAGTCAAAACCAG ACCAGTGAAGggaggaaagacaaagaaaaagaagggagaagctgaagaggaaaacacagagactaATTATAGTGGCATACCCCAAACAAGCAATCAGGCTAACCTCAAACAATTGGTGGGTAAGAAGCCCGTTAAAGGGACGAATGCTGGAAAGAAGTCTGTGGAAAG GTGGATGAGGAAGAACATAAAGAGCAAGAGAGGATCTAGCAGAGGAAAGTCTAGTGACGCTGAGTCACAG GAGGTCTTTGAGACCAGCCAGCAGAGACATATTAGAGTCCTATCCTCTGATGAAGAGGTGGACAGTGACACAAGTTGG acCCAAACTCCAAAGGAGCCCGGAGTGTATAATTTTTACAGGACCAGGCAAGCTTCATCTGGGTCCAAATCCAGAAAGTCTTCATCAG GTAGCACGTCCGGAGAGGCAGAAGAGGCAAACCGGGACAAACGGAAGAGGAAGAGACATGTTGGTCAAGGAGGAACAGATTTAGATGTGGTACTGGATGCTTTCTTGCACTTCTGTGATGAGTACAG ggaatCTGTGGAGTCTAAAGCAGTCAAACAGTCCATTGATAGTTTCTCCTCCAATGTGAAAGAGCAGCTGTTGGAAAAG ATCTCTTCCTACAAGGAACTCAGGGgtctaaaaagagaaaatgccaAG gtgGGTTCTTTGACTCgcaaaaagacacagagactgTTAGATGCGAAACATGAGCTGATGAG ggcagacagacagatttcaCTGCTTCAGAAGGAGAAAGCCGAACTTACTTCACGACTTCACGATCTAAAACAAAGCAGTGCCCTCCTCAACAACATCAGAGAGCTCAACCAGCATTACCTGGACCACCGACGCAATCGCCCCACGGAGAAGGAGACG TATGGAGCATTCAGTTTACCGGCTCTGCTACTCGAGACAAAGGAACTTCTGTCGGCAGAAAATCAGCTAAGAGGAATCAATAACCATCTggaaaaaatactgaaataa
- the casp3b gene encoding caspase-3b isoform X1 — MAEVCDSADKQSGEDNVDAFGFLKKKDKGRSDIAEEVDAAHHSKGCTAAVSDPFRYKMDYPSIGTCVIINNKNFAKHTNMFTRNGTDVDASSALKTFSHLGYKTKVFTDQTVEQMLQLLLNVSKEDHSSRASFVCVLLSHGEEGQIYGTNGSVKIEKLTQPFKGNNCKSLVGKPKLFFIQACRGTALDDGANLETDSVDEQISERIPVEADFLYAYSTAPGYYSWRNTYNGSWFIQALCEMLERYSGKLELMQIMTRVNNKVALYFESSSNLPGFTGKKQIPCIVSMLTKDIYLPH; from the exons ATGGCTGAGGTTTGTGACAGTGCTGACAAGCAGAGTGGTGAAGACAATGTGGATGCCTTTGGATTTTTGAAGAA gaaGGATAAAGGCAGGAGTGACATTGCTGAGGAAGTGGACGCTGCTCACCACAGCAAAGGCTGTACAGCAGCAGTCTCTGACCCCTTCCGCTACAAGATGGATTATCCTTCCATTGGAACCTGTGTGATTATCAACAATAAGAATTTCGCCAAGCACACAA ACATGTTTACTCGTAATGGGacggatgttgatgcttctTCTGCCTTGAAGACCTTTTCTCATCTGGGTTACAAGACGAAAGTGTTCACAGATCAGACCGTTGAGCAGATGTTACAACTGCTATTAAACG TGTCCAAGGAGgaccacagcagcagagcatcatttgtatgtgtgttgctgAGTCACGGGGAAGAGGGGCAGATCTATGGCACAAATGGCAGTGTAAAAATTGAAAAGCTGACTCAACCCTTTAAAGGCAATAACTGCAAAAGTCTGGTGGGGAAACCAAAGCTCTTCTTCATTCAg gCATGCCGTGGTACAGCGCTGGACGATGGAGCCAACCTTGAGACTGATAGTGTAGATGAGCAAATCTCAGAGAGGATTCCTGTGGAGGCAGATTTTCTGTATGCGTATTCCACAGCTCCAg GTTACTACTCGTGGAGAAATACATACAACGGCTCCTGGTTCATACAGGCGTTATGTGAGATGTTGGAACGTTACAGTGGAAAACTGGAGCTGATGCAGATCATGACCCGAGTCAATAACAAGGTGGCGCTATACTTTGAGTCTTCCTCCAACCTACCTGGATTCACTGGCAAGAAGCAGATCCCCTGCATCGTCTCAATGCTGACCAAAGACATCTACCTCCCTCACTAA
- the LOC115050400 gene encoding long-chain-fatty-acid--CoA ligase 1-like isoform X2, translating to MFHQEFFQSLTLPDLDHISHYISTASTPMLMSITAVAIATTYYLATRPKAVLPTCDLRMQSVEVPGEDMARRSLLQNGDVFMTHMYDDVRTVYELFCRGARISNNGPCLGSRKPKQPYEWISYSEVKERTEILGSAFLHKGHSKTTDPYIGIFSKNRPEWTMSELACYTYSLVVVTLYDTLGTEAIGHAIDKASISTIICDVAEKVNLVLGCVRDREHSVKTIVLMETPAADLVNRCQEAGILILSLQEMEAIGKANHQQPLPPQPDDLAVICFTSGTTGDPKGAMLTHENIVSNCSAFIRVTECNAQTTSEDVVLSFLPLAHMFERVVEAVMLVHGGRIGYQQGDIHQLSDDLNVLKPTVFPVVPRILNRMYDKINGQANTFLKRWVLHFAYRRKEAQLMKGIIRRDTLWDWLIFKKVQDSLGGRVRLILTGAAPVSPCILTFFRIAMSCQVYEGYGQTECTAGCTMSTPGDWSAGHVGAPLPCNMVKLVDVPDMNYLAVNGEGEVCVKGSNVFKGYLKNPEKTAETIDADGWVHTGDIGKWLPNGTLQIVDRKKHIFKLAQGEYIAPEKIENVYAMSEAVAQVFVHGDSLQAYLVAVVVPNSDSLSGWAKTTLGLEGSYQELCGKAEVKAAILDDMQRLGKERGLKSFEQVKAIYISTQMFTIENGLLTPTLKAKRNEMRKHFRPQIEEMYAGIKM from the exons ATGTTCCACCAGGAGTTCTTTCAGAGCCTGACGCTGCCAGATCTGGATCATATTAGCCACTACATCAGCACTGCCTCCACCCCCATGTTAATGAGTATCACGGCAGTGGCCATCGCAACAACCTACTACCTGGCAACACGACCCAAGGCTGTCCTGCCAACATGTGACCTCCGCATGCAGTCCGTTGAGGTTCCA GGTGAAGACATGGCACGCAGATCATTGCTTCAGAACGGCGATGTTTTCATGACCCACATGTATGATGATGTCAGGACAGTGTATGAGTTGTTCTGCCGAGGGGCCAGAATTTCCA ATAATGGACCCTGTCTAGGCTCCAGGAAACCAAAACAGCCCTATGAATGGATATCCTACAGCGAG gtaAAAGAGCGAACAGAGATTCTTGGTTCGGCTTTTCTTCATAAAGGACACTCCAAGACCACGGACCCCTACATCGGCATTTTCTCTAAGAACAGACCAGag tGGACCATGAGTGAGCTGGCGTGTTACACCTACTCTCTGGTGGTGGTCACTCTGTACGACACTCTGGGGACAGAAGCCATCGGCCATGCTATAGATAAAG CTTCCATTTCGACCATAATCTGTGACGTGGCAGAGAAAGTCAACCTGGTGCTGGGCTGTGTCAGGGACCGGGAACACTCTGTGAAAACCATCGTCCTTATGGAGACCCCCGCTGCTGACCTGGTCAACAGGTGCCAAGAGGCAGGAATCCTCATCCTCAGCCTGCAGGAGATGGAG GCTATCGGTAAAGCCAACCATCAACAGCCCTTA CCTCCACAGCCTGACGACCTTGCAGTCATCTGCTTCACCAGTGGAACAACAG GAGATCCAAAGGGAGCAATGTTGACACATGAGAATATTGTGTCCAACTGCTCAGCTTTCATCAGGGTGACAGAG TGCAATGCTCAGACCACTTCAGAGGACGTCGTGCTGTCTTTCCTGCCTCTGGCCCACATGTTTGAGAGAGTGGTGGAG GCAGTGATGCTAGTTCATGGAGGCAGGATCGGCTACCAACAGGGAGATATTCATCAGCTGTCAGATGATCTCAACGTGCTGAAACCTACTGTGTTTCCTGTGGTACCTCGAATCCTGAACAGAATGTATGATAAG ATCAATGGGCAAGCCAATACCTTTTTGAAGCGGTGGGTGCTTCACTTTGCGTACAGGAGGAAGGAGGCCCAGCTGATGAAAGGCATCATAAGGAGAGACACTCTCTGGGATTGGCTGATCTTCAAGAAAGTCCAG GACAGTCTGGGCGGCCGCGTTCGTCTCATATTAACAGGAGCTGCTCCTGTTTCTCCTTGTATTCTCACCTTCTTCAGAATAGCAATGAGCTGTCAG gtCTATGAAGGCTATGGACAAACAGAGTGTACTGCTGGCTGCACAATGTCCACACCTGGGGACTGGAGTGCAG GACATGTGGGAGCTCCTTTGCCATGTAACATGGTTAAACTGGTGGATGTTCCTGATATGAACTACCTGGCTGTGAacggagagggagag GTGTGTGTGAAGGGCAGCAATGTATTCAAAGGCTATCTGAAGAACCCAGAGAAGACAGCAGAGACTATCGATGCAGATGGCTGGGTTCATACTGGAGACATTGGAAAATGGCTTCCG AATGGGACGCTGCAGATTGTGGACAGGAAGAAGCACATATTCAAGCTGGCACAGGGGGAGTACATTGCTCCTGAAAAGATAGAAAATGTCTACGCTATGAGTGAGGCCGTGGCACAGGTCTTTGTGCATGGAGACAGCCTGCAG GCATATCTGGTAGCAGTGGTAGTGCCTAACTCTGACTCCCTGTCTGGTTGGGCCAAGACGACCCTGGGACTTGAGGGCAGCTACCAGGAATTATGTGGCAAAGCG GAGGTCAAAGCAGCTATCTTGGATGACATGCAGCGGCTGGGCAAAGAAAGAGGCCTCAAGTCCTTTGAGCAG GTAAAGGCCATTTATATCAGCACACAGATGTTCACAATTGAAAATGGCCTGCTAACTCCAACATTGAAAGCCAAGAGGAATGAAATGAGAAAGCACTTCAGACCCCAGATAGAAGAGATGTATGCTGGGATAAAAATGTAG
- the cenpu gene encoding centromere protein U isoform X2, with translation MRASFCVQMQKESSCRPADSPNLSAIEKASFLQAVQLNYGNPLHSTAMEEDLNVLEEEEVDKGKTGGKGIPEKLKTIPKKHRAAEKTKQIEPEKKRRSAARKEVKTRPVKGGKTKKKKGEAEEENTETNYSGIPQTSNQANLKQLVGKKPVKGTNAGKKSVERWMRKNIKSKRGSSRGKSSDAESQEVFETSQQRHIRVLSSDEEVDSDTSWTQTPKEPGVYNFYRTRQASSGSKSRKSSSGSTSGEAEEANRDKRKRKRHVGQGGTDLDVVLDAFLHFCDEYRESVESKAVKQSIDSFSSNVKEQLLEKISSYKELRGLKRENAKVGSLTRKKTQRLLDAKHELMRADRQISLLQKEKAELTSRLHDLKQSSALLNNIRELNQHYLDHRRNRPTEKETYGAFSLPALLLETKELLSAENQLRGINNHLEKILK, from the exons ATGAGAGCCAG CTTTTGTGTTCAAATGCAAAAGGAATCCTCTTGTAGACCTGCGGATTCTCCAAACTTGTCAGCTATAGAAAAAGCGAGCTTCCTGCAGGCAGTGCAGCTAAATTATG GTAACCCTCTGCACAGCACTGCCATGGAGGAAGATTTAAATGTGttagaggaagaagaggtggaCAAAGGAAAAACTGGAGGAAAGGGCATTCCTGAGAAGTTGAAGACCATTCctaaaaaacacagagctgcagagaagacGAAACAGATAGAGCCGGAGAAGAAGCGTAGAAGTGCTGCTAGAAAGGAAGTCAAAACCAG ACCAGTGAAGggaggaaagacaaagaaaaagaagggagaagctgaagaggaaaacacagagactaATTATAGTGGCATACCCCAAACAAGCAATCAGGCTAACCTCAAACAATTGGTGGGTAAGAAGCCCGTTAAAGGGACGAATGCTGGAAAGAAGTCTGTGGAAAG GTGGATGAGGAAGAACATAAAGAGCAAGAGAGGATCTAGCAGAGGAAAGTCTAGTGACGCTGAGTCACAG GAGGTCTTTGAGACCAGCCAGCAGAGACATATTAGAGTCCTATCCTCTGATGAAGAGGTGGACAGTGACACAAGTTGG acCCAAACTCCAAAGGAGCCCGGAGTGTATAATTTTTACAGGACCAGGCAAGCTTCATCTGGGTCCAAATCCAGAAAGTCTTCATCAG GTAGCACGTCCGGAGAGGCAGAAGAGGCAAACCGGGACAAACGGAAGAGGAAGAGACATGTTGGTCAAGGAGGAACAGATTTAGATGTGGTACTGGATGCTTTCTTGCACTTCTGTGATGAGTACAG ggaatCTGTGGAGTCTAAAGCAGTCAAACAGTCCATTGATAGTTTCTCCTCCAATGTGAAAGAGCAGCTGTTGGAAAAG ATCTCTTCCTACAAGGAACTCAGGGgtctaaaaagagaaaatgccaAG gtgGGTTCTTTGACTCgcaaaaagacacagagactgTTAGATGCGAAACATGAGCTGATGAG ggcagacagacagatttcaCTGCTTCAGAAGGAGAAAGCCGAACTTACTTCACGACTTCACGATCTAAAACAAAGCAGTGCCCTCCTCAACAACATCAGAGAGCTCAACCAGCATTACCTGGACCACCGACGCAATCGCCCCACGGAGAAGGAGACG TATGGAGCATTCAGTTTACCGGCTCTGCTACTCGAGACAAAGGAACTTCTGTCGGCAGAAAATCAGCTAAGAGGAATCAATAACCATCTggaaaaaatactgaaataa